From Solibaculum mannosilyticum:
AGAAAGTTTACTCCATGGCGGAGGACATGTATAACTTTATCTGTAAAGAAGTCTATGACGACGGGGACCTGGAATAAAGCCCATCTCTCTCCCCTTAGCTACCGTGTCAACCAGGTCAAATAGCTACCACGCTTTAGGGCGGATTGGCTCCAGGTTCTGCCTGGGACAAAACGGCCATGGCCAGCCTTTCTGCATCGGCAAAGGTGGATAAAGCGCCTGCCTGTGCCCGGAAACCCGGTGCGCCTCGCAAGCCTTTCATATACCATGCGGCATGCTTGCGGGCCTCCAGCATGCCTCCCCGTTCCCCTTTGAGTTCACACATGCGCTTGATATGCTTGAGCATGACAAACATGCGCTCCTTGATGCCAGGCAGGGGAAGCATACAATGATGATCCAGCCAGGCGTTAATTTCCCGGAAAATCCAGGGAGTCCCCAACGCCCCGCGTCCTACCATGACGGCGTCACATCCCGTCTCCTCCAAAAGACGTGCGGCATCCTCCGGGCGGAAAACATCGCCATTGCCGATGACCGGTACGGCGACCGCCTGCTTGACCGCTTTGATAATATCCCAATCGGCGGTGGGAGCATACATTTGATCCCGCGTCCTGCCGTGCACTGTAATGGCCGCGGCGCCGGCCTGCTCGCACACCTTGGCCACCTCCACGGCGTTAACCGATTGTGCGTCCCACCCTTTGCGGATCTTGACTGTGACTGGGACGTCGGCCGCTCCTACCACCGCCTCCACCAACCGGCCGCACAGGCCGGGATTTCGCATCAAGGCGCTGCCGCAGCCGTTGTTGACGATTTTAGGCGCCGGGCATCCCATGTTAATATCAATAATATCCGGATGGTATTCCATCACCATACTGGTGGCCTGGGCCATAATGGCCGGATCATCGCCAAAAATCTGCAAGGCGATGGGCCGTTCCTCTTCCCCATATTGCAACAGCTGGGCCGACTTCCGATCCCCATACACAAGCCCTTTGCTGCTGACCATCTCAGAGGTTGTCATAGCGGCGCCGTATCCGGCGCACAGCTCCCGGAAGGCACGATCCGCCACCCCCGCCATAGGCGCCAATACAGCCCGTCCCTCGATCTGGTATGATCCAATGTGCAATCCAAATTCCCCCGTCCCGCGGACAGCCTCCTGCCGCCTGTTGTATCGAGGCCATCCTCTCTGACAAGGTGGCCCTTCTTATTTTATTATTGCCCATGCGGGCCGGATTGTCAAATAAAAACAAGTCGGAGTGATTGATCTTGAAACTTCTCGTCCTGGATGGAAACAGCATCTTAAACCGCGCTTTTTACGGCATCCGTATCCTGAGCACCAAGGACGGCCGTCCCACCAACGGCATCTACGGTTTTCTCACCATTCTCCTCAAGCTGCTGGAGGATTTGTCCCCCGACGGCGTAGCCGCCGCTTTCGATCTGCGCGCCCCCACCTTCCGGCACAAGATGTACGCCGGTTACAAGGCCAACCGCAAGGGGATGCCGCCGGAATTGGCCGCTCAATTGGACCCTCTCAAGGAAATCCTGACGGCGATGGGTGTGCATGTCCTGGCCTGCGAGGGCTGGGAGGCCGACGATATCCTGGGCACCTTGGCCAAGGCCTGCCGGGATGACAAAGACCAATGCATCATCGCCACCGGGGACCGGGATTCCCTCCAGCTGGTGGGGGACGGCGTCACTGTGCGCCTGGCCTATACCAAACAGGGACGTCCCGAGGCCACCCTATATGACCAGAAGGCCATTGAGGAGGAATATGGGATTTTACCCCGTCAGCTCATTGACGTCAAGGCGCTACAGGGGGACAATTCCGACAATATCCCCGGTGTGGCGGGCATCGGGCCTAAAACAGCTTGTTCGCTCATCCAGCAGTTCGGTTCGCTGGACGGGGTATATGGGCATCTCGACGATCCATCCATGAAGAAGGCCGTTCGGAATAAGCTGGAGGCGGGCAGGGATTCCGCCTATCTCAGCCGGGAGCTGGGCGTCATCCGCACCGATGCGCCGGTGGATTTGGAGCCCAGCCACTATCTTTTATCCAAACGGGACGACGGTGTGTTGGCGCGTCTTCTGGCCCATCAGGAGCTCTTCTCCCTCATCGAGCGGTTAAGCCTGACGACATCGGCTCCCGTTCCATCTGAGGAATCCCCTCAGGCTCATTCTACTTTGTCTTTTGTCCCCCAGCCCCAAGGTCAAGAGATGCTCCGGTGTTTGGAAGAAGCCGGCCATATCGGCCTTGCCCCCGTGTGGGAGGAGGGAACGCTTAAATCTTTTATGGTCCGGGCGGGAGACACTCTTTTTTGCCTCAAAGATAACTTTCAGGCTCTCTCCTCCTTGGATGTCCCCCTTTTGTGCGAGGACAGCAAGGATATCACCAAGGCTTTCCTGGATCAGGACATCCTTTTGCCGGAGCATCTGGTGGATATCCAGCTGGCGGCCTATCTGTTAAACCCCTCCGGGTCGGGCTACGATGCGCTGCGTCTGGCACAGGAATACGATATCCCTACCCCGTCGATTCCCGACGATATCCCGGACCCCGAGGCCGCTGTCCGTGCGGCGGTGCTGCCTCCCCTGGCTGAAAAACTGCTGGGACAAGTCGAGCAAAACGGACAACACGAACTATTTTACACCATTGAACTCCCATTGGCCAGAGTCCTGGCCGAGATGGAACGGGTAGGGTTTGCCGTGGATCAAGAGGGCATCCGCGAGTTCGGCCTTCAGCTGGACGGCCGCATCCAGGAGATCACCGCTGCTATTTTTGACTTAGTTGGATATGAATTCAATCTCAATTCCCCCAAGCAATTGGGAGAGGCTTTGTTTATCAAATTAGGTCTCCCGGCCAAGAAAAAGACTAAAACCGGTTATTCCACCAATGCCGAGGTGTTGGAGAGCCTGGCCGACGCTCATCCGGCAGTGGCTATGCTGCTGGAATACCGTCAGCTTGCCAAACTCAAGTCCACCTACTGCGACGGTCTGTTAAAGGTCATCGGGGCGGATGGACGGGTGCGTTCCACCCTCAATCAGACCGAAACCCGTACCGGCCGCATCAGCTCCACCGAACCCAATCTACAAAATATCCCCATCCGCACCCAGTTGGGCCGTGAGATGCGCCGCTTCTTCAAGGCGAAGGATGGATGGGTCTTGTGCGATGCCGACTACAGTCAAATTGAACTGCGTGTTCTGGCCCATATGGCAAACGACCCCGCCATGATCGACGCTTTCCGCACGGGAGAGGATATTCATCAGATTACCGCTTCTCAGGTATTCCATATGCCGCCTGAGATGGTGACTCCCCTCATGCGCAGCCGGGCTAAGGCCGTCAATTTCGGCATCGTATACGGCATCGGCGCCTTCTCCCTGGCCAAGGATATCGGCGTCTCCCGGGCCGAGGCCAGCAATTATATCAAGGGATATTTCGCCACGTATGCAGGCGTGAAACGGTATATGGATCAAGTGGTGGAGGATGCCAAAAAAGAGGGGTACGCCCAAACCTTATTTGGACGGCGCCGGTATTTGCCGGAGCTCACCTCTTCCAATGCCAATCTCCGCGCCTTTGGGGAACGCGTAGCACGTAATATGCCGATCCAAGGTACGGCGGCTGATATCATTAAAATCGCTATGATCCGGGTACGGGATCGTCTCAAAGCAGAGGGATTAAAGGCCCGGATGATCCTTCAGGTACACGATGAATTATTGGTGGAAGCTCCTTTGGATGAAGCTGAACGGGCATCGGCCATCCTGCGGGAGGAGATGGAAGCGGCCGCTCAGATGGCTGTCCCCCTCAAGGTGGACGTCGGCCAGGGTGAAACCTGGTACGATGCCCACTAGCGGGCAGTGCCCGCTCCCTATTCGCGTCCTCAAGGCTGGTACAAGACACCGCCCCAGCGGCTCGCGGTCTGGGCTTGGTTGGAATGGGGGCAGTGCCCGCTCCCTATTCGCGTCCCTCAAGGCTGGCACAAGACACCGCCCCAGCGGCTCACGATTGAATCCATAATCCTTATTTATTTGTATGGGGGTATCGTATCATAAACGGAAAGGAGCGTATCCCAATGAAAATCCTCTTTGTTTGTACCGGCAACACCTGCCGTAGTCCCATGGCGGCGGCCATAGCCGAACAAAAATTATCCCAGGCCGGTCGGGATGATATCCAGGTAGACAGTGCTGGTCTGGCAGTATTCGGCGCTGATCCGGCGGCATCCAATGCCATAGAAGCCATGGCGGGAATGGGCGTCGATTTAAAGGCTCATCGATCCCGTGCTCTGCGTTTCGACGAGCTCCCCTCTACCGATTGGTTTGTAGCCATGACCCCCTCCCATGCCGCTGCTCTTAGCTCGGCCGGTGTGTCCCCCGACCGTATCTATGTACTTAATGTCCCCGATCCCTTCGGCGGCAACTTGGAGGTCTATCGCCAATCCAGGGATCAAATCAGCACGGCGGTGGATCGGTTCCTGAAAGAGGTGCTCTCCTGTGACTGACGGCCGTTCTCCTTCAGAGGGCAGCTTATATATAGTCCCCATGTCGGAGGCTGATATTCCTCATTTGACCAAATTGGAAGCCATTTGCTTCTCCTCTCCATGGAGCGAACAGGGACTTCGGGATGAGCTCTACAATCCCAATGCCGTCTTTCTAGTGGCCAAACGTGAAGAAAGCATCCTGGGATACCTGGGATTTTACCATATCCTAGATCAGGGAGATATCGCCAATGTGGCGGTGTTCCCGGAGGCACGGCGTTTGGGTGTGGCCTCCTCCCTTTTGAGGGCTGCTGTGGACTATGCCCATTCCCACGGTATCTGCCGCATGACATTGGAGGTGCGTCCCTCCAACATTCCCGCCCTCAAGCTCTACGAAGCCTTTGGTTTTGTGGAAGTGGGACGGCGGCGGCGATTTTACGTCAAGCCCGATGAGGATGCCCTCATTTTGGCCCGTGAATTCTCATCCACGTGATGTTTTCTCTTTATCCTAGTACAAACCGTTCCACGTGAAACTCAAGGCAAAATCTTCTCCTTTGTGGGACAATAAAAATTCACCCTGCCCTTCTCTGATAAGAAGGACTTAAGGGATACAAAAGGACGTGTGATCGTTTATGCACCTGTTAGCCATTGAATCCTCCTGCGATGAGACGGCCGCTGCTGTAGTGGACGACGGCCGAAAAATTTTGTCGTCGGTGGTGGCCTCCCAGGTGGAGGAACATAAATTATACGGTGGCGTGGTTCCGGAGATCGCTTCCCGACGTCATGTGGAATCCATCTCGGGAGTGGTCCGTCAGGCCCTGGAGGAGGCCGATCTCTCTCTCGACCAGATTGATGCCATAGCTGTCACCTATGCCCCGGGTCTTATAGGCGCTTTACTGGTGGGCGTCAATTTCGCCAAGGGATTGGCTTTGGCTGCCGGCAAGCCCTTGGTACCGGTCCATCATCTTCGGTCTCACATTGCCGCCAATTATCTAGCCCATCCGGATCTTGAACCTCCCTTTTTGGCTCTGGTAGCCTCGGGCGGGCACAGTCATATCATTGAGGTAAAGGATTACACAGCCTTCCACGTCTTGGGCCGCACAAGGGATGACGCCGCCGGCGAGGCCTTTGACAAAGCCGCCCGTTCCATGGGACTTCCCTATCCGGGCGGGGTTCATATGGATAAGGTCTCCCAGCACGGTAATGCCGACGCTTTCCACTTCCCTCATCCCAAAGTCGACGGCGCCCCATACGATTTCTCTTTTTCCGGACTCAAGACATCGGTCATTAACATGATCCATAACGCAGGTCAAAAAGGGGAAGAGCTCCCTCTGTCCGATCTGGCTGCCTCCTTCCAGAAGGCAGTGGTGGACGTTCTGTGCGATCGTGTGATGAAGGCTGCCGGTGATACCGGCGCCAAACGCATTGTACTGGCGGGCGGTGTTTCCGCCAATTCCCGACTGCGCAGCGAGATGCAGAAGTTATGTGAACAAAAGGGCCTCCCCTTATTCTTGCCGCCTCTCAATCTATGTGGTGACAACGCCGCTATGGTAGGGTCTCAAGGGTACTACGAATACCTGGCCGGACACTTAGCCGGACCTGATTTAAATGCCACAGCCAATATGTCCATTGATCAGATAAAAATCGGACGTTTGGCTTAATGAAAGTGAAATGTTCCCTTTGTTTGTCTCTTTTGATTCATAACATCCAGGTCAATCCTTCGACAAAATAGGCAACATCACAAAAATGCAAAGGCGGGCAGGAATCGTTAGAAAATTCACAGTTTCGTCCTTGCATCCACCTGGAAACCATAGTATAATGATAGCAAATCGGATTTTTAGAGAGGAGATTTGACTATGGCACTCACAACCAATCCCCATGTCCTGAAGTGGATTGACGAAAGCATCGCCTTAGTAAAACCGGACAAGGTAGTCTGGATCGACGGCTCTGAGGAACAGCTCAACGAGCTGCGCGAGCAGGCTATGGCTACCGGCGAAATGATAAAGCTCAACGAGGAGAAGCTCCCCGGCTGCTTCCTGCACCGCACTGCCATCAATGACGTTGCCCGTGTGGAAGGTCGTACCTTTATTTGCTCCCGCAAAGAAGAAGACGCTGGTCCTACCAACAACTGGATGGATCCCAAGGAAGCTTATGAAAAGGTTGGCAAGCTGTATGACGGCGCTATGAAAGGCCGTACCGCTTACATCATCCCCTATTCCATGGGCCCCATCGGTTCCCCCTTCTCCAAGGCCGGCGTTGAAATTACCGACTCCATCTATGTCGTGCTCAACATGGCCATCATGACCCGTATGGGCAAGGATGTCTTTACCGCCCTGGGCGACAGCAATGACTTCGTCCGCGGCCTGCATGCAAAAGCTGACCTGGATGAAGAGAATCGCTACATCCTCCACTTCCCGGAGGACAACACCATTTGGTCCATCAACTCCGGTTACGGCGGAAACGTTCTTCTGGGCAAGAAGTGCTTCGCTCTGCGTATCGCTTCCTACCAGGGTAAGAACGAGGGCTGGATGGCTGAACATATGCTCATCCTGGGCCTGGAGAATCCTCAGGGCGAAGTCAAATACGTCGCCGCTGCATTCCCGTCGGCCTGCGGTAAGACCAATCTGGCCATGCTGATCCCGCCGGAAGTTTACCGCAACAAGGGCTATAAAGTCTGGTGCGTGGGCGACGACATCGCTTGGCTACGCATCGGTCCTGACGGCCGTCTCTGGGCTGTCAACCCCGAAAACGGCTTCTTCGGCGTTGCCCCCGGCACCAACGAGAAGTCCAATCCCAACGCTCTGGCTTCCACCCGTCAGGGTACCATCTTCACCAACGTTGTCCACAACCTGGACGACAACACCGTTTGGTGGGAAGGTCTGGATAAGAATCCGCCTCGCAACGCTCTCAACTGGAAGGGCGAGAAATGGGACGGCGCTACCGCTACTGAAAAGGGCGCTCATCCCAACAGCCGCTTCACTGCTCCGGCTAAGAACTGCCCCTGCGTCAGCCCTGAATTCGACTCCTCCACTGGTGTGCCGATCTCGGCTATCATCTTTGGCGGCCGTCGTGCTAAGACCGCTCCCCTGGTTTACCAGTCCCGCGACTGGGATAACGGCGTATTCGTAGGTTCCATCATGGCCTCCGAGACCACCGCTGCCGCTACCGGCGCGGTGGGTGTTGTCCGCCGTGACCCGATGGCTATGCTGCCCTTCTGCGGTTACCATATGGGCGACTACTTCCAGCACTGGATTGACATGGGTAAGAAACTGGGCGACAAGGCTCCCAAGATCTTCAACGTCAACTGGTTCCGCACCGACGATGAAGGCAACTTCATCTGGCCGGGATTTGGCGACAACATGCGCGTCCTCGACTGGATCATCAAACGCACTGAGAATCAGGCCGATGCTCAGGAAACTGCCATCGGTTACGTTCCCAAGGCTGAGGACATCAACCTGGATGGTCTTGACTTCTCCATCGATACCCTCAAGGGCATCCTGGAAGTCGACAAGGATCTGTGGACTCAGGAAGCCGAAGGCATCACCGAATTCTACAAAAAGTTCGGCGATCATCTGCCCAAGGAACTGGCCAATCAGCTGGATATCCTCAAAGCCAACCTCAAGAAATAAGTTTGGTTTTTCTTTCCCCCTGCCGATGATCCGGCAGGGGGATTTTTTCTTTTACATCTTGATTCTTACAGCTTATAAATTTAATATGTATCTATACAGCATTTTATAGGTACATGGTAAATAACACTAAAAATTTATTTTGAGGTTTTTATATGGCTATTAAAAGTTTATCCATTCGCATTGATGACAAAATGCTCCATAAGCTGCATGTAGTTGCCGACTATGAAGGTCGCAGTGCAAACAGTGAAATCCTTATCCTGATCCGGGATGCAATTGAGAAATACGAAGAAAAGTATGGTGAAATCAAAATCAGCTGAAAGTGAACCATTCCCCATAAGGAAGAGGCGCCTCTTAGGAGGCGCCTCTTCCTTCTAATATCCCTTATCATTTTTACCTTTTATTTGGCTCTCCACTCCATCTCCCATTCCAGTTGACCGGTGGAATTGTCCTTTCTCTCCTCTACCATGGAGAATCCTTCCCGCCGGTAGAACGAAACTGCACGCCTATTTTCTACATAGACCGCCAAACGCAAGCGGCTGTGTTCCCTTTTGGCTTCTTCCATCAGTTCATGGCCAATGCCCTGGCCCCGTCTTTCCTTGTCCACAAACAGGCCGGCAATCCATTCTCCGCTGTACCCTAAGAAGGCTACAATGTCATCTTCCTCTGTCCAGGCCAATATCTTCGACTGCGGCACAGCTTCCCTCACTTCTTCCCAGTGGCGTTCCCAATAGGACGGATCCACAAAAGGATGCGCCTGTTTATTGCCCGACAGCCAAATTTCCATAACCCGATCCAATGTCTTATCCGTCCAATGGGTGACGTTCATAACCATACAGGTTACTCCTCCTCTAAGGGAATGGATTTTACAATGCGGCCTCCGCCCAATACCAAGTCTCCACGATAAAAGACGGCAGCCTGTCCCGGCGTCACCGCACGGATAGGGGCGTCAAACAGGACCTGTACCTTATTGTCATCCAGAGGAACTAGACGTGCCGGTGTCAGGCGGGACTGATACCGCACCATGACTTCCACTTTCATCTCCTCCTGCGGCCAATCGAAGGGAATAAAATTCACCCCATCGGCCATCAGACCGGTAAAGTACTCTTTCCCCCCTTCCACCAGCACTACCTGGTTTTTTTCCGGGTCGATGGTGCGCACATACATGGGCCTGCCAAACGCTATCCCCAATCCTTTGCGCTGGCCCACAGTATAATGCAAAATCCCCTTGTGCTGGCCTAGCACATTCCCCTTTTCATCCACAAAATCTCCGGGCGGCGTCGTTTTCCCCGCGTAGTCCCGGATAAAGCTGGCATAATCATCATCGGGGATGAAACAGATTTCCTGACTATCCGGCTTATGGGCCACAGGCAGGCGGTACCTTTCAGCCAGACGACGGATCTCTTCCTTTTCGTAAGTGCAAAGAGGAAGCACTGTATGGGCAAGCTGATTTTGGGTAAGATGATAGAGCACATAACTCTGATCTTTTCCAGCTGGCGACCTCTTTAACAGATAACGTCCGTCCTTTTTCTCAATCGAAGCGTAATGGCCTGTGGCAATCCTGTTGTATCCGAGTTCCCGGGCCTTTTCCAGCATGGCTCCGAATTTGATTGTCCGGTTGCACGCCACACAGGGATTTGGCGTACGGCCATGGAGATATTCCTCCACAAAATAGTCGATGACGTTTTGGGCAAATGGTCTTGTCAAATCCACCACATAGTGGGGGATCCCTAATTCATCGGCCACACGGCGGGCATCCTCAGCTTCATGGGACCAGCCGGCCATACAGCCGTACTCCGGTTTCAGCTTGAGCGTCATGCCCGCCACATCGTACCCTTGTTGAAGCAGGAGAGCTGCGGCTACAGAGCTATCCACTCCTCCGCTCATGCCCACCATCACCTTTTCCGCCATCACGTCTCCCCCTTCGAGCCCCCATGGTCGGCTCATTTTTTGCTATGATACCACAGGTCAAATGACTTGTCCAGCTTACTCCACTTCCTCACCATCCAGCAGCATAAGCACCCGGGCATACTTGCTGCGCGGTTCAGGACAAAGCCCATACTTCTGTGCCAGATATTGCCCCAGATGGTTTATCTGCTGTTCTGTGCCCTCTAAAAGC
This genomic window contains:
- the polA gene encoding DNA polymerase I, yielding MKLLVLDGNSILNRAFYGIRILSTKDGRPTNGIYGFLTILLKLLEDLSPDGVAAAFDLRAPTFRHKMYAGYKANRKGMPPELAAQLDPLKEILTAMGVHVLACEGWEADDILGTLAKACRDDKDQCIIATGDRDSLQLVGDGVTVRLAYTKQGRPEATLYDQKAIEEEYGILPRQLIDVKALQGDNSDNIPGVAGIGPKTACSLIQQFGSLDGVYGHLDDPSMKKAVRNKLEAGRDSAYLSRELGVIRTDAPVDLEPSHYLLSKRDDGVLARLLAHQELFSLIERLSLTTSAPVPSEESPQAHSTLSFVPQPQGQEMLRCLEEAGHIGLAPVWEEGTLKSFMVRAGDTLFCLKDNFQALSSLDVPLLCEDSKDITKAFLDQDILLPEHLVDIQLAAYLLNPSGSGYDALRLAQEYDIPTPSIPDDIPDPEAAVRAAVLPPLAEKLLGQVEQNGQHELFYTIELPLARVLAEMERVGFAVDQEGIREFGLQLDGRIQEITAAIFDLVGYEFNLNSPKQLGEALFIKLGLPAKKKTKTGYSTNAEVLESLADAHPAVAMLLEYRQLAKLKSTYCDGLLKVIGADGRVRSTLNQTETRTGRISSTEPNLQNIPIRTQLGREMRRFFKAKDGWVLCDADYSQIELRVLAHMANDPAMIDAFRTGEDIHQITASQVFHMPPEMVTPLMRSRAKAVNFGIVYGIGAFSLAKDIGVSRAEASNYIKGYFATYAGVKRYMDQVVEDAKKEGYAQTLFGRRRYLPELTSSNANLRAFGERVARNMPIQGTAADIIKIAMIRVRDRLKAEGLKARMILQVHDELLVEAPLDEAERASAILREEMEAAAQMAVPLKVDVGQGETWYDAH
- a CDS encoding Arc family DNA-binding protein; this translates as MAIKSLSIRIDDKMLHKLHVVADYEGRSANSEILILIRDAIEKYEEKYGEIKIS
- a CDS encoding low molecular weight phosphatase family protein, yielding MKILFVCTGNTCRSPMAAAIAEQKLSQAGRDDIQVDSAGLAVFGADPAASNAIEAMAGMGVDLKAHRSRALRFDELPSTDWFVAMTPSHAAALSSAGVSPDRIYVLNVPDPFGGNLEVYRQSRDQISTAVDRFLKEVLSCD
- the mnmA gene encoding tRNA 2-thiouridine(34) synthase MnmA, translating into MMAEKVMVGMSGGVDSSVAAALLLQQGYDVAGMTLKLKPEYGCMAGWSHEAEDARRVADELGIPHYVVDLTRPFAQNVIDYFVEEYLHGRTPNPCVACNRTIKFGAMLEKARELGYNRIATGHYASIEKKDGRYLLKRSPAGKDQSYVLYHLTQNQLAHTVLPLCTYEKEEIRRLAERYRLPVAHKPDSQEICFIPDDDYASFIRDYAGKTTPPGDFVDEKGNVLGQHKGILHYTVGQRKGLGIAFGRPMYVRTIDPEKNQVVLVEGGKEYFTGLMADGVNFIPFDWPQEEMKVEVMVRYQSRLTPARLVPLDDNKVQVLFDAPIRAVTPGQAAVFYRGDLVLGGGRIVKSIPLEEE
- a CDS encoding GNAT family N-acetyltransferase gives rise to the protein MVMNVTHWTDKTLDRVMEIWLSGNKQAHPFVDPSYWERHWEEVREAVPQSKILAWTEEDDIVAFLGYSGEWIAGLFVDKERRGQGIGHELMEEAKREHSRLRLAVYVENRRAVSFYRREGFSMVEERKDNSTGQLEWEMEWRAK
- the tsaD gene encoding tRNA (adenosine(37)-N6)-threonylcarbamoyltransferase complex transferase subunit TsaD; this translates as MHLLAIESSCDETAAAVVDDGRKILSSVVASQVEEHKLYGGVVPEIASRRHVESISGVVRQALEEADLSLDQIDAIAVTYAPGLIGALLVGVNFAKGLALAAGKPLVPVHHLRSHIAANYLAHPDLEPPFLALVASGGHSHIIEVKDYTAFHVLGRTRDDAAGEAFDKAARSMGLPYPGGVHMDKVSQHGNADAFHFPHPKVDGAPYDFSFSGLKTSVINMIHNAGQKGEELPLSDLAASFQKAVVDVLCDRVMKAAGDTGAKRIVLAGGVSANSRLRSEMQKLCEQKGLPLFLPPLNLCGDNAAMVGSQGYYEYLAGHLAGPDLNATANMSIDQIKIGRLA
- a CDS encoding phosphoenolpyruvate carboxykinase (GTP) is translated as MALTTNPHVLKWIDESIALVKPDKVVWIDGSEEQLNELREQAMATGEMIKLNEEKLPGCFLHRTAINDVARVEGRTFICSRKEEDAGPTNNWMDPKEAYEKVGKLYDGAMKGRTAYIIPYSMGPIGSPFSKAGVEITDSIYVVLNMAIMTRMGKDVFTALGDSNDFVRGLHAKADLDEENRYILHFPEDNTIWSINSGYGGNVLLGKKCFALRIASYQGKNEGWMAEHMLILGLENPQGEVKYVAAAFPSACGKTNLAMLIPPEVYRNKGYKVWCVGDDIAWLRIGPDGRLWAVNPENGFFGVAPGTNEKSNPNALASTRQGTIFTNVVHNLDDNTVWWEGLDKNPPRNALNWKGEKWDGATATEKGAHPNSRFTAPAKNCPCVSPEFDSSTGVPISAIIFGGRRAKTAPLVYQSRDWDNGVFVGSIMASETTAAATGAVGVVRRDPMAMLPFCGYHMGDYFQHWIDMGKKLGDKAPKIFNVNWFRTDDEGNFIWPGFGDNMRVLDWIIKRTENQADAQETAIGYVPKAEDINLDGLDFSIDTLKGILEVDKDLWTQEAEGITEFYKKFGDHLPKELANQLDILKANLKK
- the dusB gene encoding tRNA dihydrouridine synthase DusB encodes the protein MHIGSYQIEGRAVLAPMAGVADRAFRELCAGYGAAMTTSEMVSSKGLVYGDRKSAQLLQYGEEERPIALQIFGDDPAIMAQATSMVMEYHPDIIDINMGCPAPKIVNNGCGSALMRNPGLCGRLVEAVVGAADVPVTVKIRKGWDAQSVNAVEVAKVCEQAGAAAITVHGRTRDQMYAPTADWDIIKAVKQAVAVPVIGNGDVFRPEDAARLLEETGCDAVMVGRGALGTPWIFREINAWLDHHCMLPLPGIKERMFVMLKHIKRMCELKGERGGMLEARKHAAWYMKGLRGAPGFRAQAGALSTFADAERLAMAVLSQAEPGANPP
- the rimI gene encoding ribosomal protein S18-alanine N-acetyltransferase, whose product is MTDGRSPSEGSLYIVPMSEADIPHLTKLEAICFSSPWSEQGLRDELYNPNAVFLVAKREESILGYLGFYHILDQGDIANVAVFPEARRLGVASSLLRAAVDYAHSHGICRMTLEVRPSNIPALKLYEAFGFVEVGRRRRFYVKPDEDALILAREFSST